GTACCGGCCTCGCCGGCCTCGCCGGCCTCGCCGGCCACGCCGGCCTCGCCGGCCTCGCCCGCCTCGCTGAACGAGCCTTCGACGTATTCCTGGAAGGACTTGTTCTTATAGTCCCGCTGGATCATCCGGCCGCTCGGGGTGTAGTATCTGGCGGTCGTCAGCTTGAGCGCGGAACCGTCCGTCAGGTGAGGCTCCGCGAAGAGGGTCTGAACGAGGCCCTTGCCAAAGCTGCGGGTTCCGGCGATTACGCCCCGGTCCCAGTCCTGGACGGCGCCCGCCACGATTTCGGAAGCGGAGGCGGAGCGGTGGTCCAGCAGGATCACCAGCGGCATTTCCCGGTGGTTTACGCCGCTTATCGATTTGAAGGTCTGGTTTGAGCTCCGGTTCCTTCCCATGGTCTTGACGATTACGCGGCCTTCGGGTATGAACTTGCTGGACACTTCGACCGCCTGGTCCAGGTATCCTCCTGAATTGCCTCTCAAGTCGAGAATCAGCCGTTCCATGCCTTCTTGCTGAAGCCTGTCCAGGGCGGTCTCCAGTTCACGGGAAGTGGTCTTGGCGAACCGGATCAACTGGATGTATCCCGTCCGGTCTTCCAGCATGAAGGACGTCCTGACACTGCGAATGGGGATGCTGTCCCGGGTAATCGTCACGTCGAACCGCTCGTCGACACCGGGCCGTTCGATGGTTACGTCCACCCTGGTTCCCTTCTCCCCGCGCAGCTTCTGCCTCACCTCGTCGTGCTTGATGCCGATCGCCGATTCACCGTCGATCCGGACGATTCGGTCTCCGGACTGCAGGCCGACGGCTTCCGACGGCGATTCGTCGATCACGGAAATCACGTACAGAAACCCATCCAATACGTCGAACTCGATCCCGATACCGTAGAACTTCCCGCTGAAGCGCTCGCCCATTTCGGCGAAGCTCTCCTTGCTCAGGAAGCTGGAATGGGGGTCGAGCACCTCGAGCATGCCGTCGATCGCGGCGTAGATCAACTCGCCTGGCTGGACTTCCTCCACGTAGTTGTCGTTGACCAGGTTGAGCACGCCCATCAGCAGCCTCGTGCTCGAGAAGATGTTGTCCGCCGCATGGATCGTCCTGTCGGCCGCACTGCCGAGCAGGAACGACCCGACCGCGACGAAGACCAGCAGGATGGCGTATTTCGGTTTCTTCAGGGTCGACATATGGCCAGACTCCTTCGTCCCGGTCTTCCGCCCGGGATTCGACCAGGTTCGTGCAGTAAACGACCTTCAGGTTGCATGCCAGGCGAGGTCGCCAGTTGATATTAAAGTAACTAAGTAATACTAAAGCAGGGATGTACCATGTCAACGGTTTTCGAGGCGCGCGGCGATGGTGTTTTTAGTGTTCACGCCTTGACAATCCCCCTGTGTTTCTTTAACTTTTCCGATCTCGCTGATCATCATCTTATTGAGGGTCCGGGTGGATTCCATGCGGTCCCGCGGTCATCCCCGATTGTGACGAATCAGGCACAGCGTATCCATTATACAATATGAACGCCAACGCCATTTCATTGGTTTCACCGTCCACCCCATCGGAACGCAGACGGACACGGGCGGATCACATTCAATCGCGTGAGGATCCTATTCAGTTTCGACTGACGGGTGGTATGGATTTGATGTTCACGGGCCCGCCGCCCCGTAAATCGGAGGCGCCATGAACGTTCTTGTCGTCGGCAAGGGAGGAAGAGAGCACTCGCTGGCCTGGGCGCTTCGCAGGTCGGCCCTCGTGGAAGACCTGTACGCCGCACCGGGCAATCCGGGAATCGCAGCGCTTGGAGACTGCGTCGCCATCGCACCGGAAGACCCGCGCGGGATCGCCGTTTTTGCCCGCGAAAACGGGGTGGACCTGGTGGTGGTGGGACCTGACGGCGCACTGGAAGCCGGCGTGGTCGACGCGGTGGAAAGCATGGGGATACGGGCCTTCGGTCCGACACGGGCGGCCGCCGAAATCGAATGGAGCAAGGTGTTCGCCAAGCGGATGATGCGGGAGGAGGGCATTCCCACGGCCGCGTTCGCAGTGTTTTCGGACGTGGACGCGGCGCGGACGTACGTGAACGAACAGGGTGCGCCGATCGTGATCAAAGCCGACGGCCTGGCCGCCGGCAAGGGCGCGCTGGTATGCCGGACTGTCGAAGAAGCCATGAAGGCCCTTGACGTGGTGATGACCGACAGGATGTTCGGCGATGCGGGCCGGAACGTGGTCGTGGAGGCCTTCATGGAAGGCGAGGAGGCGTCCGTATTCGCGTTGACCGATGGCGAACGGGTCCTTCCGCTGGTCCCGTCGCAGGATCACAAGCCCATCCATGACGGCGATACGGGGCCCAACACCGGGGGCATGGGCGCTTACGCACCGGCGCCGGTCATCGATGAGGGCGCGATGCGGGACATCCTGGAACGGATCATCGAACCCGCGGTTCGTGGCATGAAAACACGCGGACGGCCTTTCAGAGGGGTGTTGTACTGCGGTATCATGATGACCGGTCAGGGCCCAATGGTCGTGGAGTTCAACAGCCGATTCGGCGATCCCGAGGCCCAGGTCATCCTGCCGCTCCTCGAAGACGATTTCGCGGAACTGGCGGTCGGGATCAGCGAGGGCAGGATGCCGGCCCGGCCCCTGACCTGGAAGCGGAAGGCCGCGACCTGCGTGGTGGTAGCCTCCGGTGGATATCCCGGCGAATACGAGAAAGGGATGGAGATAAGCGGGCTGGACCGGTTGGACGCGATGGACGATGTTTTCGCCTTTCATGCCGATACGGCCAGTCGGGACGGAAAACTGGTGACCAACGGCGGCAGGATCGTTGGCGTGACGGCCCTGGCCGACGATCTCGCGGGTTCCATCGACCGGGCCTACGAGGCGGTGGACCGGGTTCGGTTCGAGAACCGGTATTTCCGCAGAGACATCGGCCAAAAGGGCCTGCGCAGGATCGATCGATCGGATTCGAAACCATGAAGGTGTTGGCTGTCGATCCGGAGCGGCCGGACGGTACCGCACTGAAGGAGGCCGCGGGCATAGTCCGCGCCGGGGGCCTCGTGGCTTTTCCGACCGAAACGGTATATGGATTGGGCGCGGACGGAACCAATCCCGACGCGATCCGGCGGGTCTATGAAGCCAAGGGCCGGGAGGAATCGAAGCCGATCCTGGTACTCGTATCCCATAGGAAGGACCTGGCCCGCCTGGTCCGGTGCATCCCCGCAGGTGTCCATGCGGTGATGGACGCCTGCTGGCCCGGACCGTTGACGCTGGTCTTTCCCGCGCTGGACCGCGTGCCGCGGGAACTGCTGGGCGGGGGCGCCACGATCGGGGTCAGGCACAGCGGCGCGGCGATCGCGGGGGCCCTGTGCCGTGCTGCGGGAGGCCCCGTGACCGCACCCAGTGCCAACCGCTCCGGTGAGCCGGAACCCCTTACGGCGGAGGACGTGGCCGCCCAGCTGGGCGACCGGGTCGACCTGATTCTCGATGGCGGACGATCGCCTTCGGACCAGCCTTCGACGGTTGTGGACGTATCCACGGGCACGCCGCGCCTGATCCGCGCGGGGTGTACACCATTTGAACGTGTCGAGGACGCCTGGCGTCCTTGAGCGGCGGCGGGCGCCATGCAGGACGGAACCCTGGGGGTTTCCTTGCCTGACTTGAAGAATCCACTGATCGTACAGAGCGACCGTACCATCCTCGTCGAAGTCGACCATCCGCGCTACGAGGATGCCAGGGACGCACTTGCCCGGTTCGCGGAACTGGAAAAGTCCCCGGAGCACATCCACGTATACCGTCTGAGCCCGCTGTCCCTGTGGAACGCCGCCTCGGCCGGCATGAACGCCGACGGCGTGCTCGAATCGCTCGAAAGCCTGAGCAAGTACGAGATCCCGCAGAACATCCGCCGCGAGATTTACGATTTCATCGACCGGTACGGGCAGCTACGGCTGCAGAAGGAAGACGGCAGGCTGATCCTCGAGTCCGACGACCCCGCCCTGATCGCGGAAGTTTCCGGGCTGCCCTCGGTCAAGCAGTTCCTCGCGCAGCCCCTGGACGAGCGCAGGGTGCAGGTGGGAGACCGGTACCGGGGCCACATCAAGCAGGCGCTGATCAAGGTCGGATTTCCCGTGGAAGACCTGGCGGGATACGTCGAAGGCGCCCCGCTGGAAATCAACCTGCGCACCGCTTCGGGAGACCGGAAGTCCTTCACCATGCGGGACTACCAGCAGGACGCGGTCGGCGCGTTTCACATGAACGGAGAACCGCAGGGAGGCAACGGGGTCATCGTGCTGCCCTGCGGCGCCGGGAAGACCATCGTGGCCCTCGGGGCGATGGCCGTGTTGAAGTGCCACACCCTCGTGCTGACGGCCAATACGGTGGCCCTGCGCCAGTGGCGGGAGGAGTTGATCGAGAAGACCTCGCTGTCGGAAGAGCATATCGGAGAGTATTCGGGTGAAACGAAACAGATCCGGCCCGTAACCCTGGCCACCTACCAGATCCTGACCTACAGGAAGAGCAAGGGGGACGAATTCGAGCATTTCGGCCTCTTCGACCAGAAAGGCTGGGGCCTAATCATCTACGACGAGGTCCATCTGCTCCCCGCCCCCGTTTTCCGGTACACGGCCGAAATCCAGGCCCGCCGTCGCCTCGGGCTCACCGCGACGCTGGTTCGCGAAGACGGCCGGGAGGACGACGTCTTCAGCCTGATCGGCCCCCGCAGATACGACATGCCGTGGAAGCTCCTTGAGCGCCAGGGCTGGATCGCGGAGGCGTACTGCCGTGAAATCCGGATCGATCTGCCCGAAGCGCGGCGCATGTCCTACGCCGTGGCCAATCGCCGCGACAAGTTCAGGATTGCCTCGGAGAACAGCCGCAAGACCGAGATCATTCGCGCCTTGCTGGAACAGCATCCATCGGACCAGGTCCTGATCATCGGTCTGTACGTGAGGCAGCTCAAGCAGATCGCCGCGTTGTTCGACTTTCCCCTGATCACCGGCAGCACGCCGCTTCAGGCCCGCCTCGATCTGTATACCCGGTTCAGAAACGGCGAACTCAAGCGCCTCGTGGTGTCCAAGGTCGCGAACTTCGCCATCGACCTGCCGGACGCCAACGTGGCGATACAGATTTCGGGCACCTTCGGGTCCCGCCAGGAGGAAGCCCAGCGGCTGGGCCGGATCCTCCGTCCCAAGGCGGACGGCTCCGCCGCCATATTCTATTCGCTCATTACGCGGAACACCCTGGACCAGGACTATGCCGTGAACCGCCAGCTCTTTCTGACAGAACAGGGCTACCAGTATACCATCCACGACGTGAGCGAAGTGCGGGCATGACGGTCCGGTTGACACGGACGCGACGGATTTCTATATTTCATTCAAGAGACTTTGGATTGAGATGGCCGGTCCGGCAAGCGCCTGGTACGGTGCAGCCGGAACGGTGCAGCACGGCTGGCGTCCGGACGCTGAGGCGTTTTTTGAAACCGAATCCCCCGCGCGGCGTATAACGCGGTATGGGTGAACATAAAATGGCCGACAATACCTCCATAAACGCGGTGCAGGTCACCGATGTAGAGTCCGGTGTACTGGACGAACTGACCCTGTCGGACGAAGTGCTGTTCGTCCGTGTCCAGCGGGACGATATACGCGCTTTCGAGGTGATCGTCGGAAGATACCGTACCAGGCTGTACAACTGCATCTACCGCATGGTCCACAATACGGAATGCGCGGAAGACCTGGTGCAGGAGACGTTCTTGCGGGTCTACCGGAACCGTCACAACTACAAGGCGATCTCCAATCTCTCCACCTGGATCTATACTATCGCACTCAATCTCGCCCGTAGCGAGTTGCGCAAGCGGAAACGCCGCCAGTTCT
Above is a genomic segment from Gemmatimonadota bacterium containing:
- a CDS encoding S41 family peptidase yields the protein MSTLKKPKYAILLVFVAVGSFLLGSAADRTIHAADNIFSSTRLLMGVLNLVNDNYVEEVQPGELIYAAIDGMLEVLDPHSSFLSKESFAEMGERFSGKFYGIGIEFDVLDGFLYVISVIDESPSEAVGLQSGDRIVRIDGESAIGIKHDEVRQKLRGEKGTRVDVTIERPGVDERFDVTITRDSIPIRSVRTSFMLEDRTGYIQLIRFAKTTSRELETALDRLQQEGMERLILDLRGNSGGYLDQAVEVSSKFIPEGRVIVKTMGRNRSSNQTFKSISGVNHREMPLVILLDHRSASASEIVAGAVQDWDRGVIAGTRSFGKGLVQTLFAEPHLTDGSALKLTTARYYTPSGRMIQRDYKNKSFQEYVEGSFSEAGEAGEAGVAGEAGEAGEAGT
- the purD gene encoding phosphoribosylamine--glycine ligase; amino-acid sequence: MNVLVVGKGGREHSLAWALRRSALVEDLYAAPGNPGIAALGDCVAIAPEDPRGIAVFARENGVDLVVVGPDGALEAGVVDAVESMGIRAFGPTRAAAEIEWSKVFAKRMMREEGIPTAAFAVFSDVDAARTYVNEQGAPIVIKADGLAAGKGALVCRTVEEAMKALDVVMTDRMFGDAGRNVVVEAFMEGEEASVFALTDGERVLPLVPSQDHKPIHDGDTGPNTGGMGAYAPAPVIDEGAMRDILERIIEPAVRGMKTRGRPFRGVLYCGIMMTGQGPMVVEFNSRFGDPEAQVILPLLEDDFAELAVGISEGRMPARPLTWKRKAATCVVVASGGYPGEYEKGMEISGLDRLDAMDDVFAFHADTASRDGKLVTNGGRIVGVTALADDLAGSIDRAYEAVDRVRFENRYFRRDIGQKGLRRIDRSDSKP
- a CDS encoding threonylcarbamoyl-AMP synthase, producing the protein MKVLAVDPERPDGTALKEAAGIVRAGGLVAFPTETVYGLGADGTNPDAIRRVYEAKGREESKPILVLVSHRKDLARLVRCIPAGVHAVMDACWPGPLTLVFPALDRVPRELLGGGATIGVRHSGAAIAGALCRAAGGPVTAPSANRSGEPEPLTAEDVAAQLGDRVDLILDGGRSPSDQPSTVVDVSTGTPRLIRAGCTPFERVEDAWRP
- a CDS encoding DEAD/DEAH box helicase; amino-acid sequence: MQDGTLGVSLPDLKNPLIVQSDRTILVEVDHPRYEDARDALARFAELEKSPEHIHVYRLSPLSLWNAASAGMNADGVLESLESLSKYEIPQNIRREIYDFIDRYGQLRLQKEDGRLILESDDPALIAEVSGLPSVKQFLAQPLDERRVQVGDRYRGHIKQALIKVGFPVEDLAGYVEGAPLEINLRTASGDRKSFTMRDYQQDAVGAFHMNGEPQGGNGVIVLPCGAGKTIVALGAMAVLKCHTLVLTANTVALRQWREELIEKTSLSEEHIGEYSGETKQIRPVTLATYQILTYRKSKGDEFEHFGLFDQKGWGLIIYDEVHLLPAPVFRYTAEIQARRRLGLTATLVREDGREDDVFSLIGPRRYDMPWKLLERQGWIAEAYCREIRIDLPEARRMSYAVANRRDKFRIASENSRKTEIIRALLEQHPSDQVLIIGLYVRQLKQIAALFDFPLITGSTPLQARLDLYTRFRNGELKRLVVSKVANFAIDLPDANVAIQISGTFGSRQEEAQRLGRILRPKADGSAAIFYSLITRNTLDQDYAVNRQLFLTEQGYQYTIHDVSEVRA
- a CDS encoding sigma-70 family RNA polymerase sigma factor — encoded protein: MGEHKMADNTSINAVQVTDVESGVLDELTLSDEVLFVRVQRDDIRAFEVIVGRYRTRLYNCIYRMVHNTECAEDLVQETFLRVYRNRHNYKAISNLSTWIYTIALNLARSELRKRKRRQFFSLNASPHENSTRESIDLPDTNAGPGDHLEQNELGRAIQHAIDQLPDKYKSVIVLRDIEELSYEQIGEILRCPTGTVKSRVNRGRLRLQEMLRQWQVEIL